In the genome of Fodinicurvata sp. EGI_FJ10296, the window ACGACGCCACGATCCTCTGAATCCCGGCAAACCAGACCAGGAAAACCCATGACCAGACGACATCTATTCGCCTCCTCTGCCCTCGCCGCCGCCACGCTGCTGCACGCCGTTTCGCCGGCAACTGCCGACGACGGCTCGATCCGGTTCGAGGATCAGGACGGGCGCACCATCACCCTGGACGGACCGGCGGAACGCATCATCACCATCCCGATGCCCAGCGCGGCGATGATGGTCGCCGTCGACGGCGGCACCGAACGGCTGGCGGGCATGCACCCGATGTCGAAGGCCGCCGTGCGCGGAGAAATCCTCGGCGAGTTGTTCCCGGAGATGCTGTCGGTCCCCGACGGCGTCGTCGGCGAGGGTTTCATGCCGAATATCGAGGAAGTTCTGACCCAGGACCCGGATCTGGTCTTCCAATGGGCCCATCGCGGTGCCGACATCATCGAGCCGCTGGAAAACGCCGGCCTTACCGTCGCCGGGCTGAGTTACGGCACCGAAGAGGACACGCGCGCCTGGATCCGGATGATGGCGACGGCAACCGGCCAACCGGAACGGGCCGACACGCTGATCGACTGGCGCGACGGTGCCCTGCGAGAAGTGGGGGCGGCAGTCGAGGACGCCGTTGCGAACGCAGATCCGTCGGGGGACAGCAGCGAAGCGCCGACGGTCCTGTACTTCAACCGGTTCCTGTCGGATCTTCGGGTGGCCGGATCGGAAACCTATAATGACTTCTATATCGGCCTGGCCGGCGGCGCCAACCCGGCGGCCGATGCCGGCAGCGGCTGGCTGACCGTCGATCAGGAGCAGGTGCTGGCCTGGGACCCCGACGTCATCCTGCTCAACGGGTTCGAGAGCGATCTGTCGCCGCAGGACGTCTACGATCATCCCGTTCTGTCGAACCTGACGGCGGCAGCCGAACGGCGAGTCTACCAGATGCCGCTTGGCGGCTATCGGTGGGATCCGCCGAACCAGGAATCGCCGCTGACCTGGATGTGGCTGGCCGAGATACTGCACCCCGATCTCGACCCGGACTGGACGCTGCGTTCGGAGATCATCGACGCCTATCAGATGCTTTATGGCGCGACACTGACGCAAAGTCAGATCGACGGCATATTGAGGGTGACGGCGAACAGCGATTCCGCCGGCTACGAGCGGTTCCATGCCGACTGATACATCAATCGCCGGACACAGTTCCGGGCGGGGCGCCGGGCGCAACCGGGCCGCGCTTTGGACGGGTCTGGCTGTGCTCACCGCCGCCGTGGCGATTGTATCGCTCGGGCTCGGCCGCTATCCGCTCGGCCCCCTGGAAGTTCTGGCAGTGCTGGGGCTGCCGGTGCTGCCGACCATGCCGCCGGAACCTGTGGCCGAAGCGGTCGTATGGCAGGTCCGTCTGCCGCGGATCGCGCTGGCCATGGTGGTCGGCGCCGGCCTTTCCGCCAGCGGTGCGGCGCTGCAGGGGATATTCCGCAACCCGCT includes:
- a CDS encoding ABC transporter substrate-binding protein is translated as MTRRHLFASSALAAATLLHAVSPATADDGSIRFEDQDGRTITLDGPAERIITIPMPSAAMMVAVDGGTERLAGMHPMSKAAVRGEILGELFPEMLSVPDGVVGEGFMPNIEEVLTQDPDLVFQWAHRGADIIEPLENAGLTVAGLSYGTEEDTRAWIRMMATATGQPERADTLIDWRDGALREVGAAVEDAVANADPSGDSSEAPTVLYFNRFLSDLRVAGSETYNDFYIGLAGGANPAADAGSGWLTVDQEQVLAWDPDVILLNGFESDLSPQDVYDHPVLSNLTAAAERRVYQMPLGGYRWDPPNQESPLTWMWLAEILHPDLDPDWTLRSEIIDAYQMLYGATLTQSQIDGILRVTANSDSAGYERFHAD